The following are encoded in a window of Lagenorhynchus albirostris chromosome 3, mLagAlb1.1, whole genome shotgun sequence genomic DNA:
- the TIMM13 gene encoding mitochondrial import inner membrane translocase subunit Tim13 isoform X2 yields MEGGFGSDFGSSGGGKLDPGLIMEQVKVQIAVANAQELLQRMTDKCFRKCIGKPGGSLDNSEQKCIAMCMDRYMDAWNTVSRAYNSRLQRERANM; encoded by the exons ATGGAGGGTGGCTTCGGCTCGGATTTCGGGAGCTCCGGCGGCGGGAAGCTGGACCCTGGGCTTATCATGGAGCAGGTGAAAGTGCAGATCGCCGTGGCCAACGCGCAAGAGCTGCTGCAG AGGATGACGGACAAGTGCTTCCGGAAGTGCATCGGGAAGCCGGGGGGCTCCCTGGACAATTCGGAGCAG AAGTGCATCGCCATGTGCATGGACCGCTACATGGACGCCTGGAACACCGTGTCCCGTGCCTATAACTCGCGGCTGCAGCGGGAACGAGCCAACATGTGA